A window of the Mesorhizobium opportunistum WSM2075 genome harbors these coding sequences:
- a CDS encoding substrate-binding domain-containing protein gives MLGLLKTVGLGVLVASALAVTPLAHAEDVKLMDGVTPRADDMRMTAAGAFKKDPPWVIGMSDFGVNANTWTVQVAHEAENAAAKDKRISKFILLDAGFDQKKQVADIEDLIAQHVDAIIVQPVTSTSANASIAKAVAAGIPVILHTGRIDSDAYTTEIQGGAEHFGKVMGDWLVKTVGDNGKIWVLRGLAGHPEDTNRYNGLLESLKGTHVKIIAEEHGDWQYDKAKKLCETLYLNNPQVDGIWSSGADMTRACVDVFKQFGTPIPPISGEGNNGYFGQWITDGFKSISPEYSPAQGAAGVRAAVALLEGQQLYKRYVYNPDGWDKDKAKKYYRDDLTANVWWPSELPEDKLKEYYGKK, from the coding sequence ATGTTAGGACTGCTAAAAACCGTCGGTCTGGGAGTGCTCGTTGCATCTGCGCTTGCCGTGACGCCCCTGGCGCATGCGGAAGATGTCAAGCTGATGGACGGCGTGACGCCACGCGCCGACGACATGCGCATGACCGCGGCCGGCGCGTTCAAGAAGGACCCTCCCTGGGTCATCGGAATGAGCGACTTCGGCGTGAACGCGAACACTTGGACGGTTCAGGTGGCGCATGAGGCCGAGAATGCCGCGGCAAAGGACAAGCGCATCTCGAAATTCATCCTGCTCGATGCAGGCTTCGACCAGAAGAAGCAGGTGGCCGACATCGAGGACCTGATCGCGCAGCATGTCGACGCGATCATCGTCCAGCCGGTGACCAGCACGTCGGCCAATGCCAGCATAGCCAAGGCAGTCGCCGCCGGCATCCCGGTCATTCTGCACACCGGCCGCATCGATTCCGATGCCTACACCACCGAAATCCAGGGCGGCGCCGAGCATTTCGGCAAGGTGATGGGCGACTGGCTGGTGAAGACCGTCGGCGACAACGGCAAGATCTGGGTTCTGCGTGGCCTGGCCGGCCATCCGGAAGACACCAACCGCTACAACGGCCTCCTGGAATCGCTCAAGGGCACGCATGTGAAGATCATCGCCGAGGAGCATGGCGACTGGCAGTATGACAAGGCCAAGAAGCTGTGCGAGACGCTCTATTTGAACAATCCGCAGGTCGACGGCATCTGGTCGTCCGGCGCCGATATGACGCGTGCCTGCGTCGATGTCTTCAAGCAGTTCGGCACGCCCATTCCGCCGATTTCGGGGGAGGGCAACAACGGCTATTTCGGCCAGTGGATCACGGATGGATTCAAGTCGATCTCGCCGGAATACAGCCCCGCCCAGGGTGCGGCCGGCGTGCGCGCCGCTGTCGCTCTGCTCGAGGGTCAGCAGCTCTACAAGCGCTATGTGTACAACCCCGACGGCTGGGACAAGGACAAGGCCAAAAAATACTATCGCGACGACCTGACCGCAAACGTCTGGTGGCCAAGCGAACTGCCCGAGGACAAGCTCAAGGAATATTACGGCAAGAAGTGA
- a CDS encoding TRAP transporter permease yields the protein MTNQSQQVETPDQPVVDIDKLNEIVAEADTGGRKPTGLTAKLILGVSLAWSLFQLWYASPIPFMLNFGVVSDGIARSIHLAFALFLAMLTFPAFKASSRSRVPLPDWVLGIAGAAAALYLVVFYKDIAQRPGLPTTADLVVSIVGVLILLEAARRAVGPAITVIAAIMLGYIFAGPYLPGLLAHKGATLPRAASQMWLTSEGVFGVALGVSTNVVFMFVLFGTLLERAGAGGFFIQLAFSLLGKYRGGPAKAGVVASGLTGMISGSSIANVVTTGTFTIPLMRRVGYTAVKAGAIECAAGVNGQLMPPVMGAAAFLIAEYVGISYAEVVKHAFYPALLTYGSLFYIVDIEAMKMGLKGLPSRSTHSAFQGVLRGLMGVCGFIVLAGLVYYGIGWTKIVFGAAATWMIGAALVAVYIGLVAYRARHPDLPLEDLEGEIVRIPHFGETARTGLHFLLPVILLIWCLMVEELSPGLSAFWGSVALMALIVTQRPLTAFFRKERALGPHWFQGFDDLFGGLSAAARNMTTVGIATATAGIIVGTVLLTGIGLVMTELVEFISGGSFIIMLLFTAVICIILGMGMPTTASYVVVATLMAPVLVSLAAQNDLAVPLVAVHMFVFYFGLMADVTPPVGLAAYAAAAISGADPVKTGWQGFKYEIRTGLLPFIFIFNTGLLMIDLEGPFDVIAMVVTSTLAMVSFVAATQNWMLTRNRWYETVALLVVCFVLFRPGFVLDQVSEPYKAMPASELSHVVDETADGGAIRLRLTTLNINGDEISKLVRLQLGPGNSSAERLKAAGLDVSALGDSVTVGVVRLGSQAAKFGLQPGDEINQVLVPAERPSRYWFALPAILLFGLIFWIQRRRSRSLGPQAV from the coding sequence ATGACCAATCAAAGCCAGCAGGTGGAAACGCCTGACCAACCCGTCGTCGACATCGACAAGCTCAACGAGATCGTCGCCGAGGCCGACACCGGCGGACGCAAGCCGACCGGCCTTACCGCCAAGCTGATCCTCGGCGTTTCACTGGCCTGGTCGCTGTTCCAGCTCTGGTATGCGTCGCCCATTCCTTTCATGCTCAATTTCGGCGTCGTCAGCGACGGCATTGCCCGTTCAATCCATCTTGCCTTCGCGCTGTTCCTGGCGATGCTGACGTTTCCGGCGTTCAAGGCCTCGTCACGCAGCCGTGTGCCGCTGCCCGATTGGGTGCTCGGCATAGCGGGTGCGGCGGCCGCCCTCTATCTGGTGGTCTTCTACAAGGATATCGCCCAACGGCCGGGTCTTCCGACCACGGCCGATCTTGTCGTCTCGATCGTCGGCGTGCTCATCCTTCTCGAAGCCGCGCGCCGTGCCGTCGGGCCGGCCATCACCGTCATCGCGGCGATCATGCTCGGCTATATCTTCGCCGGTCCCTATCTTCCCGGATTGCTGGCCCACAAGGGAGCCACCTTGCCAAGAGCGGCCTCGCAGATGTGGCTGACCTCCGAAGGCGTGTTCGGCGTCGCGCTTGGCGTTTCGACCAATGTCGTCTTCATGTTCGTGCTGTTTGGCACCTTGCTCGAGCGCGCCGGCGCCGGCGGCTTCTTCATCCAACTCGCCTTCTCGCTACTCGGCAAATATCGCGGTGGTCCGGCCAAGGCCGGTGTGGTGGCATCCGGCCTGACCGGGATGATCTCGGGATCATCGATTGCCAACGTAGTGACGACCGGGACCTTCACCATCCCGCTGATGCGGAGGGTCGGATATACGGCGGTGAAAGCCGGCGCCATCGAATGCGCGGCCGGCGTCAACGGTCAGTTGATGCCTCCGGTGATGGGCGCGGCCGCGTTCCTGATCGCGGAATATGTCGGCATTTCCTATGCCGAGGTGGTCAAGCATGCCTTCTATCCCGCGCTGCTGACCTATGGCTCGCTGTTCTACATCGTCGATATCGAGGCGATGAAGATGGGGCTGAAGGGCCTGCCGTCGAGAAGCACGCATTCGGCATTTCAGGGCGTGCTGCGCGGCCTGATGGGCGTGTGTGGCTTCATCGTCCTCGCAGGTCTTGTCTATTACGGCATTGGCTGGACGAAAATCGTGTTCGGCGCGGCCGCGACCTGGATGATCGGAGCCGCGCTCGTCGCCGTGTATATCGGCTTGGTTGCCTACCGCGCGCGTCATCCCGATCTGCCGCTCGAAGACCTGGAAGGCGAGATCGTCCGGATTCCCCATTTCGGCGAGACGGCGCGCACCGGCCTGCATTTCCTGCTGCCGGTGATCTTGCTGATCTGGTGTCTGATGGTGGAGGAGTTGTCGCCCGGCCTTTCCGCATTCTGGGGCTCGGTCGCCCTGATGGCGCTGATCGTCACGCAGCGGCCGCTGACGGCATTTTTCCGTAAGGAGAGGGCGCTTGGGCCGCACTGGTTTCAAGGTTTTGACGACCTTTTCGGCGGGCTGAGCGCTGCCGCGCGCAACATGACGACGGTCGGTATCGCGACGGCAACCGCCGGCATCATCGTCGGCACCGTGCTGCTGACCGGCATCGGGCTGGTGATGACGGAACTCGTCGAGTTCATCTCGGGCGGCAGCTTCATCATCATGCTGCTCTTCACCGCCGTGATCTGCATCATTCTCGGCATGGGCATGCCGACGACCGCGAGCTATGTCGTCGTCGCCACTTTGATGGCACCGGTGCTCGTCAGTCTCGCGGCGCAGAACGACCTCGCCGTGCCGCTGGTCGCGGTCCACATGTTCGTGTTCTATTTCGGGCTCATGGCGGACGTCACGCCGCCGGTGGGCTTGGCAGCCTATGCCGCGGCGGCGATTTCCGGGGCGGATCCGGTCAAGACCGGCTGGCAAGGCTTCAAGTATGAAATCCGTACCGGCCTGTTGCCGTTCATCTTCATCTTCAACACCGGCCTGCTGATGATCGACCTGGAAGGGCCGTTCGACGTCATCGCCATGGTGGTGACGTCCACATTGGCCATGGTTTCCTTCGTAGCGGCGACGCAGAACTGGATGCTGACCCGCAATCGTTGGTACGAGACGGTCGCGCTGCTTGTGGTCTGCTTCGTACTGTTCAGGCCGGGTTTCGTCCTCGATCAGGTGAGCGAGCCGTACAAGGCAATGCCAGCCTCTGAACTTAGCCATGTGGTCGACGAAACAGCGGACGGAGGTGCTATTCGCCTGCGCCTGACGACGTTGAACATCAATGGCGACGAGATATCGAAGCTAGTGAGGCTACAACTCGGGCCTGGAAATTCATCCGCGGAACGCCTGAAGGCTGCGGGCTTGGATGTCAGTGCGCTCGGCGACAGCGTGACGGTGGGCGTCGTGCGACTGGGCAGCCAGGCGGCCAAATTCGGCCTGCAGCCCGGTGACGAGATCAACCAGGTTCTGGTGCCCGCTGAGCGACCGTCGCGTTACTGGTTCGCGCTTCCCGCCATTCTGCTGTTCGGGTTGATCTTCTGGATACAAAGACGACGTAGCCGCTCGCTTGGCCCGCAAGCCGTGTGA
- a CDS encoding sugar ABC transporter ATP-binding protein — protein sequence MTSLIEMSHISKAFGGSKALHSVSLDLKAGSVHALMGENGAGKSTLMKILAGVHQPDTGEIFMNGQKLDLKSPRDALDAGISTVFQEHSLLPNLSIAENMFLGREPTTRFGAIDYSMMNSQTAKALGELGLTLEPSQLVSNLSIAERQFVEIAHCIQADASMLILDEPTAALNAADVDALNRNIRRLRDKGKAIVYISHRMEEIFELCDTVTVLKDGALVGTRMVSEITTDELIAMMVGRELQDLFPDRTDDKGDEILRVENLKITETSQVLSLTLHKGEIVALAGLEGQGQQRFLRSLIGRYHPFGGTISINGKALKMPLSESTGVRHLQQLKVGFVPEDRKEEGLFLALPIAHNIAIGLHSTRSELALARPYRSVIAGMMQVMNIKAAGPSAPVGSLSGGNQQKVLLGRYLAADLDLLLVEEPTRGVDVGAKSEIYHLLRDFTRKGGAVLVLSRETIELIGLCDRIYVVHDDTIVAEMPAAQATEHKILDAALTGGSARRN from the coding sequence GTGACCAGTCTTATTGAGATGTCCCACATTTCGAAGGCATTCGGAGGTAGCAAGGCGCTTCACTCCGTTTCCCTCGATCTCAAGGCGGGTAGCGTTCATGCCCTGATGGGGGAGAATGGCGCCGGGAAATCAACGTTGATGAAGATTCTCGCGGGCGTGCATCAGCCCGATACCGGGGAAATCTTCATGAACGGGCAAAAGCTCGATCTGAAATCGCCGCGCGACGCGTTGGACGCCGGCATCTCGACCGTTTTCCAGGAGCATTCGCTGCTCCCCAATCTGTCGATCGCCGAGAACATGTTTCTCGGCCGCGAACCGACGACAAGGTTCGGCGCGATCGACTACTCTATGATGAACAGCCAGACGGCCAAGGCGCTTGGCGAGCTCGGCCTCACGCTCGAACCGTCGCAACTCGTTTCCAACCTGTCTATAGCCGAGCGGCAATTCGTCGAGATCGCGCATTGCATCCAGGCCGACGCCAGCATGCTCATTCTCGACGAGCCGACGGCAGCGCTCAATGCGGCCGATGTCGACGCTCTCAACCGCAACATCCGCCGGCTGCGCGATAAGGGAAAGGCAATCGTCTACATCTCGCATCGCATGGAGGAGATCTTCGAGCTGTGCGACACGGTGACGGTGCTGAAGGACGGCGCGCTGGTCGGCACCAGAATGGTGTCCGAGATCACCACCGACGAACTCATCGCCATGATGGTCGGACGCGAACTCCAGGACCTCTTTCCTGATCGCACTGATGACAAAGGCGACGAGATTCTGCGCGTCGAAAACCTCAAGATCACCGAGACATCGCAGGTGCTGTCGCTGACATTGCACAAGGGCGAGATCGTCGCCTTGGCCGGGCTGGAAGGGCAAGGCCAGCAGCGCTTCCTTCGATCGCTGATCGGCCGCTACCATCCCTTCGGCGGGACGATTTCCATCAATGGCAAAGCGCTTAAGATGCCACTTTCTGAGTCGACGGGCGTCCGCCATTTGCAGCAGCTGAAGGTCGGCTTCGTTCCCGAGGACCGCAAGGAAGAGGGGCTCTTTCTCGCTTTGCCGATCGCCCACAACATCGCCATCGGATTGCATTCGACGCGATCCGAACTGGCGCTGGCGCGACCATACCGGAGCGTCATCGCCGGCATGATGCAGGTCATGAACATAAAGGCGGCAGGTCCATCGGCTCCGGTCGGCTCCCTGTCGGGCGGCAACCAGCAGAAGGTTCTGCTCGGCCGCTACCTGGCCGCGGATCTCGATCTGCTGCTGGTGGAGGAGCCGACCCGTGGCGTCGACGTCGGTGCCAAGTCCGAGATCTACCACCTGCTGCGCGATTTCACCCGCAAGGGCGGTGCCGTGCTGGTGCTGTCGCGCGAGACGATCGAGCTGATCGGGCTCTGCGACCGCATCTACGTCGTGCATGACGACACCATCGTTGCCGAAATGCCGGCGGCGCAGGCGACAGAGCACAAGATCCTCGACGCGGCCCTCACGGGCGGCTCCGCGCGCCGGAATTAG
- a CDS encoding ABC transporter permease, translated as MALANPIARRLLRIPPSYFVFIVLLATLWIARPNMLNLNVMGIFVRQIVPLGILVLGQLIVIRVKSIDLSGGGVILLINYFISSGSFPGASMPFFIVLALASGLVIGLFNGFMIGNRRVSAVIVTLAVSIILVGLVQFLSSGNPPGDVPKLFNDLYNTKFLSVPTPVLFWILLTAAVSFLLSQTVFGRYVASVGENAEAAHFSGVPVQRSVIVAHTLAGLIAAIAALVQTGSIAVGSVRVGLDLPILAVAATILGGVVFGRGDGGVWGPFFGALCFALLFVVMTVLGIDEPGKLIAQGVIILGAAIFYGVRVRNP; from the coding sequence ATGGCTCTCGCAAACCCGATCGCCCGGCGACTGCTTCGCATACCGCCGTCATACTTTGTCTTCATCGTGCTTCTGGCTACGCTGTGGATCGCGCGGCCGAACATGCTCAATCTCAACGTGATGGGCATCTTCGTCAGGCAGATCGTTCCGCTCGGCATCCTGGTGCTGGGGCAGCTCATCGTCATACGGGTCAAGTCGATCGACCTGTCCGGCGGTGGGGTCATCCTCTTGATCAACTATTTCATCTCGTCGGGCAGTTTCCCTGGCGCGTCGATGCCCTTCTTCATCGTGTTGGCGCTCGCCAGTGGGCTCGTCATCGGCCTGTTCAACGGCTTCATGATCGGCAACCGGCGGGTGTCGGCCGTCATCGTTACGCTGGCCGTCAGCATCATCCTGGTCGGGTTGGTGCAGTTCCTGTCGAGTGGAAATCCCCCCGGCGACGTGCCGAAACTGTTCAACGATCTCTACAACACGAAATTCCTGTCGGTTCCGACGCCGGTCCTGTTCTGGATCCTGCTGACCGCCGCGGTCTCGTTTCTGCTGTCGCAGACCGTGTTTGGCCGCTATGTCGCCTCGGTCGGGGAGAATGCCGAAGCCGCGCATTTTTCCGGCGTGCCGGTCCAGCGCAGCGTCATCGTGGCGCACACGCTCGCCGGCCTGATCGCGGCGATCGCGGCCCTGGTGCAGACAGGCTCGATTGCCGTCGGCAGCGTCCGGGTTGGGCTCGATCTGCCGATCCTCGCTGTCGCGGCAACAATCCTGGGCGGAGTCGTCTTCGGTCGCGGCGACGGCGGCGTCTGGGGCCCTTTCTTCGGGGCGCTGTGCTTTGCGCTTTTGTTCGTGGTGATGACGGTGCTTGGCATCGACGAGCCCGGCAAGCTCATCGCCCAGGGCGTCATCATCCTCGGCGCGGCGATCTTCTACGGAGTGCGCGTGCGAAACCCCTGA
- a CDS encoding DUF2285 domain-containing protein, producing the protein MNLVEVPPDLRAREVSALDVPLAVGQRDEVGLHVRSSPGGTQLALLGDAQPGEPLAVIIPLDDMAHDRLQAIERFIRSIHRQHLPDPRLTAAQRRRLGHMLQCLDGREEQASHFEVATALFGRRLVSDADWHDSAFRYQTYRLVRDGLRMVERDYRQLLRARRRLS; encoded by the coding sequence GTGAACCTGGTCGAAGTTCCGCCGGATCTGCGAGCGCGGGAGGTCAGCGCCCTCGACGTTCCGCTGGCCGTAGGCCAGCGCGATGAAGTCGGCCTTCACGTGCGCAGTTCGCCGGGCGGAACGCAACTGGCGCTTCTCGGCGATGCGCAGCCCGGCGAACCGCTGGCCGTCATCATCCCGCTCGACGACATGGCGCACGACCGGCTCCAGGCGATCGAGCGGTTCATCCGCTCGATCCACAGGCAACACCTTCCCGACCCCCGCTTAACCGCGGCACAGCGCCGACGCCTTGGCCATATGCTACAATGCCTTGACGGCCGTGAGGAGCAGGCATCTCATTTTGAAGTCGCAACCGCCTTGTTCGGCCGGCGGCTGGTTAGCGACGCCGACTGGCACGACTCGGCTTTTCGTTACCAGACGTATCGCCTCGTGCGCGACGGGCTGAGGATGGTCGAGCGCGACTACCGCCAATTGTTGCGCGCGCGAAGGCGCCTTTCGTGA
- a CDS encoding ABC transporter permease — MVRSLINILSGRNTRQGLWGLPLLVALLISLWLTIETTQFATTENLFNLVAQAMPLIIAAIGQLVVVLIGGLDLSVGSVISFTTAVLALDQPVIVLIPAVFVLAAIIGLINGLAITRFNVHPIIATLSTQYIVLGITRILRPVSGGTVPEIVISAVSGSFLGIPYPVFWGIVVILAAWKLLYGSRYGLHLFAIGGGIASGAESAARNFGVYDRRNIVLAYVVCSCFAAVAGVFLAGRIVSGDPNVGLLFELDTVTAVALGGTQLSGGIGSLHGTVIGALVMALLANGMNLANVSPFVQTAIKGGILLAVVGLQSRKKMGL, encoded by the coding sequence ATGGTTCGTTCGCTGATCAACATCCTGAGTGGCCGGAACACACGGCAAGGCCTGTGGGGCCTGCCGCTCCTGGTCGCCTTGCTCATTTCGCTGTGGCTGACCATCGAGACGACGCAGTTCGCCACGACCGAAAACCTCTTCAACCTGGTCGCCCAGGCGATGCCGCTGATCATCGCGGCGATCGGACAGCTGGTCGTCGTGCTCATCGGCGGGCTTGACCTGTCCGTCGGCTCGGTCATCAGTTTCACCACGGCGGTGCTGGCTCTGGACCAGCCGGTCATTGTGCTGATCCCCGCGGTCTTCGTGCTGGCCGCAATTATCGGGCTGATCAACGGCCTGGCGATCACCCGTTTCAACGTCCATCCGATCATCGCGACGCTGTCGACGCAGTACATCGTGCTCGGCATTACGCGCATCTTGCGGCCCGTGTCCGGCGGCACCGTGCCGGAGATCGTCATCTCTGCAGTTTCAGGCAGTTTCCTTGGTATTCCCTATCCGGTTTTCTGGGGCATCGTCGTGATCCTGGCGGCGTGGAAGCTGCTCTACGGATCGCGATACGGGCTGCATCTGTTTGCGATTGGCGGCGGCATTGCTTCGGGGGCTGAGAGTGCTGCCCGCAATTTTGGCGTCTACGACCGCCGCAACATCGTCCTCGCCTATGTGGTCTGTTCCTGTTTCGCGGCCGTTGCCGGTGTCTTCCTGGCCGGTCGCATCGTATCGGGCGATCCGAATGTCGGGCTGCTGTTCGAGCTCGACACCGTCACCGCCGTCGCCCTTGGAGGCACCCAGCTCTCAGGCGGCATAGGCAGCCTGCACGGAACGGTGATCGGCGCGCTGGTCATGGCGCTGCTGGCCAATGGCATGAACCTCGCCAACGTCTCGCCGTTTGTGCAGACCGCGATCAAGGGCGGCATCCTGCTGGCGGTGGTCGGGCTGCAATCCCGCAAGAAGATGGGGCTCTGA
- a CDS encoding SGNH/GDSL hydrolase family protein, which yields MSPPKNIMCYGDSLTWGWVPVKEGSPTHRYPFEQRWTGVMAAALGAGYYIIEEGLSARTTCLDDPNDPRLNGANYLPSAIASHMPLDLVIVMLGTNDTKSYFRRTPYEIANGMAKLVGQILTSAGGIGTPYPAPKALVIAPPPLTPMPDPWFEGMFGGGHEKSRDLAKQYKAMANFMKIDFLNAGDFVTTDGVDGIHFTAANNADLGLAVAGKVKSILEPGKISTAA from the coding sequence ATGTCACCACCAAAAAACATCATGTGCTACGGCGATTCACTGACCTGGGGCTGGGTGCCGGTGAAGGAGGGATCGCCGACCCACCGCTACCCCTTTGAGCAGCGCTGGACCGGCGTGATGGCTGCGGCGCTGGGAGCGGGCTATTACATCATCGAAGAAGGCCTGAGCGCGCGCACGACCTGCCTCGACGATCCGAACGATCCACGCCTGAACGGGGCCAATTATCTGCCCTCGGCCATCGCCAGCCACATGCCGCTGGACCTGGTCATCGTGATGCTCGGCACCAACGACACCAAGTCCTATTTCCGCCGGACGCCTTACGAGATCGCCAATGGAATGGCGAAACTGGTTGGTCAGATCCTGACCAGCGCCGGCGGCATCGGCACGCCTTACCCGGCGCCGAAGGCGCTGGTCATCGCACCGCCGCCGCTGACGCCGATGCCTGATCCATGGTTCGAAGGCATGTTTGGCGGCGGCCATGAAAAGTCCAGGGATCTGGCCAAACAGTACAAGGCGATGGCGAATTTCATGAAGATCGACTTCCTGAACGCCGGCGATTTCGTCACCACGGACGGGGTCGACGGCATCCATTTCACCGCCGCCAACAACGCCGATCTGGGGCTCGCGGTCGCCGGCAAGGTCAAATCGATTCTCGAGCCCGGCAAGATCAGCACCGCCGCCTGA
- a CDS encoding SGNH/GDSL hydrolase family protein: MRSVLCYGDSNTHGQIPGRGPLERYGPDDRWPGILRAQLGPDWYVIEEGLSGRTTVHDDPIEGAHKNGRTYLRPCLQSHATLDLVIIMLGTNDLKIRFNKPPSEVAMGIGCLVYDIKELAPGPGGTTPEIMIVAPPPMQDDVKEWKSIFAGAPEKSRLLALEFEVLADSLELHFFDAGSVVSCSEADGFHIDAEAHRLLGTALARAVDAIGWSRST; this comes from the coding sequence ATGCGTTCAGTCTTGTGCTACGGCGACTCCAACACACACGGCCAGATCCCCGGAAGGGGGCCGCTCGAGCGCTACGGTCCCGATGATCGCTGGCCCGGGATACTGCGTGCTCAGTTGGGGCCCGACTGGTATGTCATCGAGGAAGGATTGAGCGGCCGGACCACCGTCCACGACGATCCGATCGAGGGTGCCCACAAGAATGGCCGAACCTATCTTCGCCCTTGTCTGCAGAGCCATGCGACGCTCGACCTCGTCATCATCATGCTCGGCACCAACGACCTGAAGATCCGCTTCAACAAGCCGCCGTCGGAAGTGGCTATGGGCATCGGCTGCCTGGTCTATGATATCAAGGAGCTGGCGCCCGGCCCGGGCGGCACCACGCCCGAAATCATGATCGTGGCGCCGCCGCCGATGCAGGACGACGTCAAGGAATGGAAGTCGATCTTCGCCGGCGCGCCAGAGAAATCGCGACTGCTCGCGCTCGAGTTCGAGGTTTTGGCGGACTCGCTCGAACTCCACTTTTTCGATGCGGGTTCGGTGGTGTCCTGCAGCGAAGCGGACGGGTTTCATATCGATGCGGAAGCTCACAGACTGCTTGGCACGGCGCTCGCCCGCGCGGTGGATGCCATCGGCTGGAGTCGCTCGACATGA
- a CDS encoding transcriptional regulator domain-containing protein, whose product MKPDTSQWRDPQAYAFVKGAAADAIAWEFLRRNPQYQEDFAASRSAKAMRALRKRWGLQFRRQA is encoded by the coding sequence ATGAAGCCGGACACATCGCAGTGGCGTGACCCACAAGCATATGCGTTCGTTAAAGGGGCCGCCGCCGATGCGATTGCTTGGGAGTTCCTGCGACGCAATCCCCAGTATCAGGAGGACTTCGCGGCCTCCCGCTCCGCCAAGGCGATGCGCGCATTACGCAAGCGCTGGGGGTTGCAGTTTCGCCGCCAGGCCTGA
- a CDS encoding IS110 family transposase, whose amino-acid sequence MEHYIGLDVSMKETAISIRQNGKRIWRGKCASDPQLLAAVIRKRAPHVRRVVFETGPLSVWFYHALTAEGLPVICIDARHAKAALDMAANKTDANDADGLAHLAEVGFYREVRVKGFDSMLIRTLITARRQLLKMRLQISNQIRGLMKTFGLVVPKGAGSVFERNVRDLLQGEEKLARIVVPMLQAWSGIRYQIAELSKQLAATAREDQHCRLLMSVPGVGTVTATAFAAAVEDPANFRNSRAVGAWVGLTPRRYQSGEVDNDGHISRRGDNQLRGLLYEAAAVILNRSTDTSSLRTWALELKDRIGFKRAAVALARKLAVIMHAMLRTGELFDPHGGTQAAV is encoded by the coding sequence ATGGAACACTATATCGGTCTCGACGTATCCATGAAAGAGACGGCAATATCGATCCGGCAGAACGGTAAGAGGATTTGGCGGGGCAAGTGCGCGTCCGATCCGCAACTGCTTGCGGCGGTGATCCGCAAGCGCGCACCGCATGTCCGGCGGGTCGTGTTCGAAACGGGGCCGCTGTCGGTGTGGTTCTACCATGCGTTGACGGCAGAGGGCCTGCCGGTGATCTGCATCGACGCGCGGCATGCCAAAGCCGCGCTCGACATGGCCGCGAACAAGACCGATGCGAACGATGCCGATGGCCTGGCACATCTGGCCGAGGTCGGCTTCTACCGAGAGGTCCGGGTCAAAGGTTTCGACAGCATGCTGATCCGCACGCTGATCACCGCACGGCGCCAACTTCTTAAGATGCGTTTGCAGATATCCAATCAAATCCGTGGGTTGATGAAGACGTTCGGCCTTGTCGTGCCCAAGGGCGCCGGAAGCGTGTTCGAACGCAACGTTCGCGACCTTCTGCAGGGTGAAGAAAAGCTGGCGCGCATTGTTGTGCCAATGCTTCAGGCATGGAGTGGTATCCGATACCAAATCGCAGAGCTGAGCAAGCAGCTGGCCGCGACGGCGCGTGAGGACCAGCACTGCCGTCTGCTCATGTCAGTGCCCGGTGTAGGCACCGTCACAGCCACTGCCTTTGCCGCAGCGGTGGAGGATCCGGCCAACTTCAGGAACTCGCGCGCCGTGGGCGCATGGGTAGGCCTGACCCCGAGGCGCTACCAGTCCGGCGAGGTCGATAATGATGGTCATATCTCGCGCCGTGGCGACAATCAGTTGCGCGGACTGCTATATGAGGCGGCCGCGGTTATCCTGAACCGGTCGACGGATACCAGCAGCCTGCGAACCTGGGCGTTGGAGCTGAAAGATCGGATCGGCTTCAAGCGAGCGGCCGTAGCGTTGGCGCGCAAGCTGGCGGTGATCATGCATGCGATGCTTCGGACGGGCGAGCTGTTTGATCCGCACGGAGGAACGCAAGCCGCTGTCTGA